From Populus trichocarpa isolate Nisqually-1 chromosome 19, P.trichocarpa_v4.1, whole genome shotgun sequence, a single genomic window includes:
- the LOC7498154 gene encoding G-type lectin S-receptor-like serine/threonine-protein kinase At4g03230 → MMDVKERTRIQTAHITISATNMVSSIFSSFTLFLFLSSWMCSARDNMTSSTPLRDEMGHTLVSSGERFELGFFTPYGRNDGKKYLGIRYRYSPQTVVWVANRENPLDNSRGVFSLEQDGNLQVMDGNRTSYWSARIESTSSSFSFTRRLKLMDSGNLVLIQEAANGSAILWQSFDYPTDTFLPGMKMDKNFMLTSWKSSIDPASGDFKFQLDERENQYIIMKNGSIPYWKSGVSGSSVRSDERLWLVSNLLMNSSRKPSRPLGNTTTTNGSPYNKINSTAVNYNNARLVMNFDGQIKFFLWRNVTWTLNWWEPSDRCSLFDACGTFSSCNSLNRIPCKCLPGFQPKSPDNWKLGNFSEGCERMSPLCSKDVVQNFLELKSMEAGKPDVDYDYSDENECMNECLSKCYCQAYSYQKAEKGDNNFTCWIWFKDLINVQEQYEGGRDLNVRVPLSVIASVKRKCQICGTTIIPYPLSTGPNCGDKMYFSFHCDDSSGQLSFEIPGGAYYSVTGIDEELQKFSIHVEDADCKAIESMGNYTQRNQSWPFHVIGRCDANRSNILLGSSFEDTGFAEVEIRWAKPSEPLCNSLDECNDWPHSTCSSATDGTKRCLCNKSFWWDPKTVNCISASTKKRRSLYLVLLGVIAASVIILCASFFLYHLRRSTKVTGRENRENNQGNVAFHLNDTERRPRDLIYADHFTVDDKKGIDVPFFDMECILAATDNFSGANKLGQGGFGPVYKGKLPGGQEIAIKRLSYGSGQGLEEFKNEITLIVKLQHRNLVRLLGYCAEGCEKMLLYEYMPNKSLDVFIFDRTLCMLLNWELRFNIIMGIARGLLYLHRDSRLKIIHRDLKTSNVLLDEEMNPKISDFGLARILRGKQTEANTQRVVGTYGYMAPEYAMDGDFSTKSDVFSFGVVVLEILSGKRNAAFYKSDQNFSLSAYAWRLWKEEKVLDLMDRALCETCDANEFVRCVNVGLLCVQEHQWDRPTMSNVVFMLGSDTASLPTPKKPAFAASRSLFNTASSSSNADSYVDLTNTLEQGR, encoded by the exons ATGATGGATGTGAAAGAAAGAACGAGAATTCAAACAGCCCATATCACGATTTCTGCAACCAACATGGTGTCTAGCATCTTCTCATCATTcacactctttctttttcttagttcTTGGATGTGCTCGGCCAGGGATAACATGACATCATCCACTCCACTCAGGGATGAAATGGGACATACTCTTGTTTCTTCTGGAGAAAGATTTGAACTTGGATTCTTTACTCCATATGGGAGAAATGATGGCAAGAAATACCTAGGCATCCGGTACAGATACAGCCCTCAAACTGTTGTGTGGGTTGCTAACCGTGAAAATCCACTTGATAATTCCAGGGGAGTTTTTTCCCTCGAACAAGATGGAAACCTCCAGGTGATGGATGGAAATAGAACATCTTACTGGTCCGCAAGGATAGAATCAAcatcatcttcattttctttcactCGGAGGTTGAAGCTCATGGATTCCGGGAACTTAGTCTTGATCCAAGAAGCTGCAAATGGTTCAGCGATATTGTGGCAAAGCTTTGATTATCCAACTGACACATTTCTTCCTGGAATGAAGATGGACAAGAACTTTATGTTGACTTCTTGGAAGAGTTCCATTGACCCAGCATCAGGAGACTTCAAATTTCAGCTGGATGAAAGAGAAAACCAGTACATCATCATGAAGAACGGATCGATTCCGTACTGGAAAAGTGGAGTTTCAGGAAGTTCTGTAAGATCCGACGAAAGGCTCTGGCTTGTTTCTAACCTGCTCATGAATTCCAGCAGGAAACCAAGCAGACCTCTTGGGAACACAACAACGACAAATGGAAGtccttataataaaataaattcaacagcTGTGAATTATAACAATGCAAGACTGGTGATGAATTTCGATGGGCAGATAAAGTTTTTCCTCTGGAGAAATGTGACTTGGACTTTGAACTGGTGGGAACCAAGTGATCGATGCAGTTTATTTGATGCTTGTGGGACTTTTAGTAGTTGCAATAGTCTAAATAGGATTCCTTGCAAGTGTTTGCCAGGATTTCAGCCCAAGTCTCCCGATAATTGGAAATTAGGAAACTTTTCAGAGGGGTGTGAAAGAATGTCACCTTTGTGCAGCAAGGATGTGGTTCAGAACTTCTTGGAGTTAAAATCGATGGAAGCAGGAAAGCCTGATGTTGACTATGACTACTCAGATGAAAATGAATGTATGAACGAGTGCCTTAGCAAATGCTACTGCCAAGCATATTCTTATCAGAAGGCTGAAAAGGGGGATAATAATTTTACATGCTGGATTTGGTTTAAGGATCTCATCAACGTTCAGGAGCAGTATGAGGGGGGTCGTGACCTCAATGTCCGTGTGCCACTTTCAGTTATAG CATCGGTGAAAAGAAAATGTCAGATTTGCGGCACTACCATAATCCCCTACCCGCTAAGCACTGGACCAAACTGTGGCGATAAAATGTACTTCAGCTTCCACTGTGATGATTCCAGTGGCCAGCTTAGCTTTGAGATACCTGGTGGTGCCTACTATAGTGTAACTGGCATTGATGAAGAGTTGCAAAAGTTTTCAATACATGTTGAAGATGCAGATTGTAAAGCTATCGAGTCGATGGGAAACTATACGCAGCGCAACCAGTCCTGGCCATTTCATGTAATTGGAAGATGCGACGCTAACCgtagtaatattttattaggttCTTCATTTGAAGATACAGGATTTGCTGAAGTTGAAATCCGGTGGGCTAAACCATCTGAACCACTCTGTAACTCACTCGATGAATGCAATGACTGGCCACATTCAACCTGCAGTTCTGCAACAGATGGGACGAAGAGGTGCCTTTGCAATAAATCCTTTTGGTGGGATCCCAAAACGGTCAATTGCATTTCAG CATCTACAAAGAAAAGGAGGTCATTATATCTAGTTTTACTTGGAGTTATTGCAGCTTCTGTAATCATCCTATGTGCTTCCTTCTTTCTGTATCATTTGCGAAGATCAACGAAGGTTACTGGTCGAG aaaacagagaaaacaaTCAGGGGAATGTAGCATTTCACTTGAATGACACAGAGAGACGACCCCGGGATTTGATATATGCTGACCATTTCACTGTAGATGATAAGAAAGGCATAGATGTACCATTTTTTGACATGGAATGCATACTAGCTGCTACAGATAACTTCTCGGGTGCAAACAAGCTAGGACAGGGGGGTTTTGGGCCTGTTTACAAG GGAAAGTTACCTGGAGGCCAAGAAATAGCTATAAAAAGACTTTCTTATGGTTCAGGGCAAGGCTTGGAGGAATTCAAGAATGAAATTACATTGATCGTCAAACTTCAACATCGTAATCTTGTTAGACTTTTGGGATACTGTGCAGAAGGATGTGAGAAAATGTTACTCTATGAATACATGCCAAACAAAAGCTTGGATGTCTTCATATTTG ATCGGACGCTGTGCATGTTATTAAATTGGGAACTGCGCTTTAACATTATCATGGGAATCGCTCGAGGACTGCTTTATCTTCACCGCGATTCAAGGCTGAAGATCATTCACAGAGACTTGAAAACAAGCAATGTCCTCTTAGATGAGGAGATGAACCCCAAAATTTCTGATTTCGGCTTGGCAAGGATCTTAAGAGGCAAACAAACAGAGGCAAATACACAGAGAGTTGTTGGGACTTA CGGCTACATGGCACCGGAGTATGCAATGGATGGGGATTTCTCAACGAAGTCTGATGTCTTTAGCTTCGGTGTGGTTGTACTTGAAATTCTCAGTGGAAAAAGAAATGCGGCATTTTACAAGTCTGATCAAAATTTTAGCCTCTCAGCTTAT GCCTGGAGGTTGTGGAAAGAGGAAAAGGTACTGGATTTGATGGACCGAGCATTATGCGAAACTTGTGACGCAAATGAATTTGTGAGGTGTGTGAATGTTGGCCTCTTATGTGTGCAAGAACATCAATGGGATCGTCCCACCATGTCAAACGTAGTTTTCATGCTTGGAAGTGACACTGCATCTCTACCAACTCCTAAGAAACCAGCATTTGCAGCAAGCAGATCCCTCTTCAACACAGCTTCTTCTTCTAGCAATGCAGATTCATACGTCGATTTAACAAATACGTTAGAGCAAGGAAGATAA